AAATCCCTCAGGGCGAGTTCGTCACTGTTATCGGCTCCAACGGCGCGGGTAAGTCAACATTGCTCAACGCAGTCGCTGGCGACATTCCAGCCAGTGGCGGCAAAATTCTGTTCGGCGACAAAGACGTTACGAAAACCCCTGCAACTGGCCGTACTAAAGACGTTGCCCGGGTATTCCAGGACCCTCTTGCAGGCACCTGCGCCAGCATGACCGTTGAAGAGAATATGGCACTGGCTTATGGCCGGGGCTCACGTGGTAAGTTGTCATTCGCGCTCAACGATAAGCTCCGGGTTATCTTCCGTGAACAACTGAGCCGTCTTAATCTGGGGCTGGAAAACCGTCTCGATTCAGAAATGGGGCTGCTGTCTGGTGGTCAACGCCAATCTGTCAGCCTGCTGATGTCTGCCCTGCAACCGAGCAGCATCCTGCTATTGGATGAGCACACCGCCGCACTGGATCCGAAAACGGCTGCACTGATTATGGATATCAGCGCCCAGATCATTGCTGAGAAACAACTCACAGTGATGATGGTGACGCACTCAATGCGTCAGGCACTGGATTTCGGCAGCCGCACACTGATGCTACATGAAGGCAAGATTGTGTTCGACCTTGCAGGTGAAGACCGCAGTAACTATGAAGTCAGCGACCTGCTCGACCTGTTCGCTAAAGCCCGGGGCGGTGATGAAGCACTGGACGATGACAAATTGTTACTAGGTAGCTAGTTTTAGCGCCTTATTAAAACTCCAGTACTAAACGCCTGAATTAGCTTTCTTAAGCAGCTTCAAAACGCCCCGATTTATCGGGGCGTTTTCTTATCCATCATCACTTGGTATAAAGAATTCAGTTAGCCTGGTACAAACACACGGAACTCAGCAATATGGCAACAATATTTGAACATACCCAGACTAACATTCTGGTGATTCCCCAAGCGCTGTTTGCCATGCAAGACGTAACAATAATCAACCAGGATCAACACTCTGTAATCTTCTATAAAGCCCTACAGAATGATTTAACAAACATCGAGTTTTACACCAACAGCCCCTGTTTCATTTACATAGACAGTGGCCGTGAAGTCATCACTAACAGCGCAAATGAATCCATTGAACTTCTACCAGGCGATTCCGTATTCATTCCTCAGGGCTTAAATCTTCATTCTGATTTCGTTAAACAAACCGAATCACTCAGTGCTTATCTGGTATTTTTCAGTGATCAGACCATCACCGACTTTCTGGCTCGTATAAAACAATTGCCTGACGCTGATACTGCCCCTGCAGAACCCCATCTTTTACCAAAAAATCCTGATCTGAGGTCGTTCTTCACCTCTGTTAGCCGTGATATACAAGACCCGGGCTACCTGGCAACTAAACTGCATGAATTGTTGTTTCTGATTGCCAACGAAAGTGCCAAACAAAAACTGTATAAATGCCTGTTAAATATTAAAACGAAATTACCAAAACGAAACCTGGCACGCCTTCTAGAACAACATGACATTATTCAGCTTAGCGTGACTGATTTGGCCAATATATCTGGCAGAAGTATTTCGAGCTTCAACCGCGACTTTAAAAACATCTACGAGATGTCCCCTAAACAGTGGCTACAGGAAAAACGCCTCTGTCATGCAAAGACCCTACTGGAAGAACAAAACATCTCAGTGACGGAAACAGCTATGGCTGTCGGCTACGAAAACGTATCAAACTTCATCAGGGCCTTTAAAATAAAATACGGCGTGACGCCTAAACAAATAAAGCTCAGCAAATGACTAATATTTGATACTTTTGGCTGCTCTTAAGCAGTTACCCAACATTCCTTTGTTTATGGTTCATTAAAATCAAATATCAAAGGAAAACAACATGAATGTTCGCGTTACGCTCAACTGCAAGCTAAAGCCACACACACTTCAGGACCTACAGCCATTTCTGAAAGAAAACCTGCCAAACGTCAGAAATTTTGCAGGTAATATCCAGGTGAATGTTCTGCTGAATAAAGAACACAACGAAATGTTACTGGATGAAGAATGGCAGTCAGTAGAAAGCCATCAGGCTTATCTGCAATTCATCCAAAACAACGGCGTAATGGAACAACTAAGCCACTTTTTGGATGCACCGCCAGAGATAAAATATTTCCACCTGTCAGAACTGTAAATTAATAACGCTAACGGCAGGTAGCAGCAAGCAATAGCCAGCAAAACCTTAAACGCCCCGAACCTTCGGGGCGTTTTGTTTCTCTCACTTCGCATTGGTTGCGGCTGTTTTATCTGTTCAGGTGATAATGATAAAACACTGAATCGCCATCCGACGGCTGACGGATAAACTTCAGTTTTGTAAGTAGCCCGGATGACGCAACATTGGCTTTATCAACACCGGCAATCAACACCTGCCAGTCAGTCATGCTTTCTGCATAGTGAATTAAACCGGCCAGCACCTCACTGGCAAGTCCTTTACCCCAGTAACGCTCTGCTAATAAATAGCCTATATGCGCATCTTTGTTGTCCCCGGCATATACAAATACAAAACCAATAATCGTATCAACCTCAGTAAGCCTGAGCATAAACAGGCGGCTTTCTGCCAACATCCGGTCAAGCCATTCATTAGCCGCTGCAACTGTATTTATGCCATGAAAGTAACCCGGCAGATTTTCCACTACTGCAGGTGAAAGCACCTCTACAGCCTGATTAAGTAGATCAGCCTTATCCGCCTGTGCCGAATTCTGTAACAGTTCGTATACCTTTAATCTGGCTGTTTCGTAAATAATCTTCATGATCTGATCTCTCTGAAGCGTCGGCTAAACAATAAAGCCTCTATCCTACTCATAATTTTGGCTGCTATTTGTTATAGCCCCAGTTATATTCCCAGTTATAACCTCAGTGAAAGCAGCCCAAAAGCAACTCACCGAGTAAGCCATTCTACTCAAGACTTACCGTCCCGGCAGACAAGGATAACGTCAATATGAATTTTGAAACCTGGATAGCTTACGCAGTTGCCTGCACCCTGCTTTCTATTATTCCCGGCCCAAGTGTTTTACTGACAACAGGTATAGCACTTACCAGAAGCTTAGGCGCTGCCTATGTTTGTATTGCAGGCGCAACCTTGGGCAGCACTATTTTAATACTCTTATCCCTACTTGGCGTCGGCGCAATTTTGCAAACCTCTGCACTGCTGTTTCTGATTGTTAAATGGCTGGGCGTTATCTATCTGGCCTATCTCGGCATTTGTCAGATCATACAGGCCAGACAAATATCTTCGGCAGCTGATAACCCTTCTCAAACTTCTCAATACAGCAGCTTTAGTTCTGGTTTCTTAACTGCACTGTTAAATCCTAAATCCATCGTATTCTACATGGCATTTCTCAGTCAGTTCTTCGACCCTAGTGCAAACCACTTGCTTCAATACGTCATTCTGATAATAACGGCTCTGGTCTCCGCCGCTATAGTTCTGGCCTGTTATGCAATGGCTGCAGCCAAAGCAAAAACCTCTTTTACGAACAGTCAGATGCAGAAAAAAGTAAACTATATTAGTGGCGGGCTTTATCTCAGTGGAAGCGCACTGATGGCAACATCCAAGTAAAATACAACGATTCTAATTTTCCTCTTTCAACAGATCAGGCAACAAACAGCTATGGAATCACCTTACCCCAAAGCACCGAAGCGGCTCCGTGACCTAAACGGTTTCGGCCCAAGAAGCGAGGAAATTCTCGCCGAAGTAGATATCCATTCAGTCGAAGAATTTATGGCAACAGACCCTTATGAACTCTATGCCAAAATCAAACCGATGAAAGGCATGGGCATGAACTCTATTTACGCCATCATCGGCGCACGGGAAAACCTTCACTGGCTGGATGTAGCTAAAACACGTAAAACTGAAATACTGATGCAGTTAGATGACTTAGGGCTGGCACCCAAATAGCCAGCGATGATGCAACACCTGACTGAAACCGCTCTACAGCGCCACAGACTTAGCCAACGACAAATTGAGGTATAGCCTTTGACAGGCTTTGAAATAGCTTTACTGATACTCATAACTTTTATCGGAGGCACTATTGTCTGGAGCACACTATGGGTTGGAATATCCCCCATGCCCAGCTCCAAAAAAGCCCGTAAGGCTATCCTTCAGCTGAGTGAGGAGACCGGAACCGGACCAATTTTCGAGCTAGGCAGCGGCTGGGGAAATTTACTTATCCCACTGGCAAGAAAATACCCTCAGCGGAAAATAATCGGCTATGAATTATCGGTTATGCCATGGCTGACAACCGTCATACTTAAAACCCTGTTTGGTCTCAACAACATTCAGCTACATCGAAAGAACTTCTTACAGGCAGACCTTAGCGACGCCTCTGTCATCATCTGTTATTTGTTTCCCGGCGGGATGCAGACAATTGAGAATAAGCTGAAGACTAAACATGAAAACCTGAATTATCTGATCAGTAATAACTTCTCGTTACCGTCACATACACCAGCCAGAACAATTCAGTTAAATGACTTGTACAAATCACCTGTGTATTTATACGAATTAAAAGATTAGCCAATGGGCTAACTGCTAGCCGACATTAAGAAGAACTATTCCGAATACTTGAGCAATTTAGCTAAAGGCATATGCGAGCTTTCTGGATGAAGGAATTCTTATGCCCGCTGAATGCCAAAAGCGGACCTTGAGGAATGCTAGCCAGAGGGCCGCTTACGACACAATGCAGACACTAGTCATAAGGCTTTGTTTTGGCATTTTCAGTAATGAAGTATATTCTGCTTCATGTGTAATCATTTGCTTGCGAAGTAGTCCCACCTAAAAGATTTCAATATTTTTACTCTGAGCCTAAATATCCATATAAATATAAAAACTTACAATATCGTAACTGATACTAAGTCATGTTTGAAATTTCATTAAATCGGCTGATATATTGTGCTCTACTTTTTTCGGTAATATCTACACCAGAAGGCATCTTATTGCCATAAAACTCCTGCATTTCCACACCTTCGTTAAAAACAGATTCGAGCATTTCTTTAAATGTTTGGCTGTCAGTTTCTTTATAGGTAGTAAGGCTAAAAAATATATCCAGCTGTTTGCGCTCTATACCTCGAACACTCGCTTCCTGTACTAAATTATTTTGGTCAATATGAATACCATTCTTGTTTTCATTGGCAACTATAACCCCATCAATAGTAAAAACCGTTTTTTGCGGTGAAGCATTGTAATTTACTAAGCCTTGTTCCATCTGTTGCAATGCTGTCGCACGGATAGATTGGGTTTGGTACATTCGTTTTGTCTGCTGGTTTACAAAGTCTCCCCATGAAGAGTCGTTAAGCAACGCGTGAGCCTGTGCATAATTAGGCCCGTCGCCGTCTTCGAATGTTTGAACTGACACGCGGCCACCAAACCGAGCCTTTAAACTATCGAGAAAGACATCATATTCTCCATGCGATTCCTGCAGTATTAAACTTGCTTCTGCTATCTGCTCATGCTCTGGATTGGGCCGAAAGGGTGTTGCTATTTCTCCACGGGTGGTTTGTAGTGCCACAAATACGCCATCAATTTTAACGACAGCTTTAGTAGTGCGTTCATTTCCCTGATCGATCATGCTTGCTTGATACAGGTTGATGTTTTCCGTGCTCTCGTGACCATCTAGTGTATGACGCGCTCTTTTAGCGTCCAGCATTGACAGGGATTCAGTGCCAATGGTCACGGTTTTAACGAACTCGTCCCACGGATTTCTCTGCACAAAACGAACAGACTCTACTGCGTTATCGAACGTTGTGCCTTTATAAGGGGTTGCTTCTAGTCCCCCCCCTTCTTGCAATGACTTTAATAGAGAATCGATGCTACTTTTTTCCTCATAAGAATCATGTGGAGGTTGCTTAACTTGATTTGATAGCCGATAAGCTGGGGTTGTCGAACGAATGTCCATATTATTTCTCCAAAACTCTTCTTGCAGCACCACGTAACCCATCTCTGTTCTTAAAAAAGTTGGGAACCCATTGTCACTGCTTGCTATGCGAGAGTGTCAATCGTCGGTTGAAGTTTGTAAGTATATTTTTGTTCAAACATGTTTGTTTCAATCGAACCTTTTCTAAAGAGGAAGGCGTTAATTCTGGCTGTGACAGTTCAGAACGGACCAAACACCGAAAGGTACTCATTAATTTTATTAGAGGATAGATTCCCTAGGTTCAGTTTTATCGGCGATTTTTAGCGCCATTTCCAGTTGATTAATAGGTGTCTTGTCTTCACTGCCCAGGGGCTGTCCTGCTGTGGCGTTTAAGTATTGATTTTGTTCTGCACCGACGGTCTTGATGTCACTCGCCAGCGAGGAAAGTTTTGAGCCATCAAAATTATGAATAATCGATTTGGCCGTTTGTAGAGTCGTGATTAAGCTATTCTCGGGGTCAGTTTCCTTCACGCCATTACTAAAGCGGTCTATGAAAGTAGATAGTTCTCCAGGAGTACTGTTGGGACTTTCACCAGGTGAAGCTACAGATGGACTTAGTTTGCTCGCCACATCGGTGCTGAGAAAATCATCTTCGGTGAGTCGCGCTATAAATTCTGGCGTGATAGATACACTTTGTGGTCTCGCAGAAAAAAACTCTTCGTTTAGCTTCTGAATTTTCTGCGCCCTGGTAGAAAGTTCAACACCGCGAGGATTGCTATGTAATGCCTCTGTGATACCGTTTTGATCTGTTGAATCGCTGGCCGCCTTAACTGTAACGCCTTGGCTATTATCTTGTTTTATAGGAGCATCGTTGCGTGTCGAGCTGATAGTAGGCATTACACATGTCCATAAACGAATAATCTGATTGGTAGACACACAAAATATTTGTGCCAACTCTGAAAGATGAAACAGAATCCCCTTATGCATCGAAACTATAGGCGCCAAGTAACAAAGCGCCAAGCAGCTGCCTGCGGTACGGCAAGTCAGTGCCTGTAATCTGCGCTCCAGCACCAAGACTCCCGATGACTCCTTTGTCGTGGATTAAGTTACTCAGCCTCATATGACCTAGCCGTAGAAATCCTCGTGTTGGTACATCGAGATGCCCTCTAACAGCGGCAACATTAGTTAGCTGCGTTGCGGAGAGACTAAGGTAAGCGATGAGTAAAAAAGGATACAGGTTCAGATTTATCTATATTTATAATGTCAAAAAGATAAGAAGGGAATTTGTCCTCATCTGATTTTATCAATCTGTACTTATGGTCTAGCTCCTCTATCATCAAACTACTGCGCGAGCTTAACGAATAGATTCGATCGAAGTGCCGATCTGTTGTCTCTGGTATGCCCTAAATAAGGGCTCTCAGACCAGGTAAGAGTTTTTCAAAACCAACAGCCCTAGCCGCGTTTGTAGTGGTCATGTAAAACTGGCCAATGGGGGGCGCTAAGTTCGCGTAGCAGAAGCCTGCGGTTGACGCGAAGGTTGACTGCTCTGTACCAAAAGCAAACATAAATAGCGGCTTTTCTTCGGGGCAGGCAGCAGCCTAACTATGAATATTCGTACAGTATATTTGGTGACTTTCAAAATGACGGCTCGTTTTGACAGACAGGTAGGCTCGAAAACCTGTTGGAAATATATACGAAATATTGCATTATCAATAAGTTAGCAGATTAGTTGCTTGGGATACTGTGCCAAGCCTCCCAGAAATATACGCTGGCTCGTTTTCATGGAAGATAATGAAAGACGCTTTCTGATTTTTCCTTACTCTTCATATGTTTATATATCTATAATAGAGATATCTAAAATGGCAAACCAAGCCAGCTCAGAATTAAAATGTTAGAAACATAAGGATATATAGTGAACTGTTTAGTTGTAGTAGCACACCCTTTAGAAAATAGTCTCTGCAAATACTTGACGGAAAAAACAATTACCCATCTAAAGAAAAAAGGTTATCAAGTAACTGTAAAAGATCTTTACAACGAAGGTTTCAATCCAGTATTGAGTAAAGCAGAAAGAGAAAGTTACTACCAAAATATGTTTGATGATCATCAAGTGAATAGTGATATTAAGCAACTAAAGCAAGTCGAATGCTTGGTTTTAATATTTCCAACTTGGTGGTTTAGTTTTCCTGCCATTTTAAAAGGTTGGTTTGACAGAGTTTGGGCACCAGGACACGCATACGAGCATGCTTCAGACTATGGTCCAATCAAGCAGTGTTTAAACAACTTAAAAGAAATGAAAGTTATAACCACTCTTGGTTCACCTTGGTGGGTTGATGCTTTTGTTTTGAGGAAGCCAGTGAAAAAAATTCTTAAACTTGCACTTTTAGGAGCTTGCGCAACTAATTGCAAATTTAAGATGTTGTCTTTATATAATAGTGAAAAACTTAGCAAAGAAAAAATTAACAAATTTGTTGATAGAATAGAATCGAATTTCTAACAAGTTGCTGCATCGGAAAAAATACTCGCTTGTGCTCGCATTTTTCCGCTGAGCAAGGCGTTATGTTTCAGGCGATATATGTTCATAGGTACTGAGTTTCAAAAATGGTGTGCTCTTTTTGTACTCGCATTGGTTGGGGGCGCAGTAGCGAATAGCTTTCCTCACCCAAGTGACCCCATTCGTCCGTATTTATTAGTATTGCTATCACTTATGTTTGCGAAGCATTGGCTAGAGTATTTATTGTTCCTGCCAATAACCGGGCTTAAGGGACTATATATACCAACCCAAGAGCGTGAGAAAAGACGCAACTTTTTCATTTTCACACTAGTCGCTTATGTGGCTCTAATGGTTTGGCTGGTTATATATGTATATCCAGCGTAAAAACATAACAAGCAAAGGCAGCATAGCCCTGCGGGCTGGACGCGCTAATGCGCGCTGCTGCTTTGGGCGTTAAATATCTATGAAGAGAATCTCAGTGCTCCAAAAAGAACTCGACTCCATAAGGAAAAGACTAGTCGACGGGCCTCGATCAAATGGCCTTTTTCTTATGCCAGATTGTCCGACTCATAGCGGAGCGCCACATGTTGAGATCATCGGTGATGAATATCACTTTGTAGTTACTGAAAGAGGTTCAGAATTTGAGCGCCGAAAGACAAAGGAATCTGATGAGTTACTTTATTGGTTTGTGTCCGGAGGTGTTTCACAGCTCGCCCGAGATTGGGAACTAGAACATAGAGTAGAGGGGAACGATTCTAGACGGTTATGGTTCGCAAAAGAAGTTGAGATGTTACGTACACTCAATATTGAATGGGCCAAAAGAAAGGTACTGCATCAAAAAAGTGTTCTAAAAGAGCATCCGTTCAATGACAATATTTAACAAGGCAATTAAAAATCGCCCACAAAAATCATGGGATGGACTCGCTTACGCTCGCCTTTTATTGCGACGTTAGCACACACGATTTTATGGATAGCGGAGTAAAAGCATAGGCCAGAGAATACGCTATACGTTTTCGGCCGATCTGTACTCCCATAAACAAATATAGCCTAAACCATATACAGCTTTAGGTTTTTTGAATTAAGGACTTGGAATCATAAGCACACACTAACAAAGATTGGAAAGACGACGTCTGAAATCAGAACTTATTTCTAATGATTCAGACTTATTCGCAACCTTCCTCGTCGATTAACCTTTGTGCACCATCCCCGTTTTCATGCAGGATATCATCAGGATTAAGTAAGTGGCATTTCTTCATACTCAAACATCCGCAACCAATACAACCTGTTAAATTATCCCTTAAAGATTGTATTTGTCTCATTTTACTATCGAGATCTTTTTGCCATTTCCTGGCGACTCGCTCCCAATCTCTCTTAGTAGGAGTTTTGTCCATTGGCAGGCTTGCTAGCTCAAACGTAATTTCTTCAAGAGTAAAGCCGACAGACTGGGCAACCTGAATTAATGCAATCCTTCTCAACATAGAAGCATTGTATCTGCGTTGATTACCATTCGTTCGCCTGGAATGAATCAAACCTTTAGTTTCGTAAAACCGCAGTGCAGACGTTGCGACACCACTTCGTTCAGATAGCTGACCAACAGTAAAATTATTGTTATTTATCATGGCTTTAAATTAAATATCGAGCGTAAATTAATATATAAAACTAAGGTGTTGACTTAAAGTTAACTTTAACAATTATACTGCGCACCTGATTACAAGACAACGCGAAGCAGGTTCATGAAATATCTAAATTTAACAAACAGTCCTACGTTCAAATTTAAAGCGCTACAAAATTGCATTTTAAAAATAGGCGTCGTAGCAGCAATAACGACAACTACGTTTAACGCGATCGCTCAGGAGAGCCCAATGACTTCAACAGTAGAAACAACTATCTTGAATCCAGAGGGTTTATATAACCCAGAGCCTTATGGTTTTAGCCATGTGGTTATTTCCAAAGGAGGAAACAGCATTGTTCACCTTGCTGGCCAGGGAGGTGAAGACAAAGAAGGTAAGCTATCTCCGGAGTTTGCTAAGCAGGTCGAACAAGCCTATAAAAATTTGAGCATAGCGCTTGAAGCTGCCAAAGCGAAGCCAAACCAAGTAGCAAAATTAACTACCTATGTTGTAAATTACGATCAGTCGATGCTTGATGTAATGACATTACATGTGCGTACAACCTTTGGTAAGACACTTCCGGCGCAGTCTCTGGTTCCTGTCCCAAGATTAGCGATAGATGGCATGCTATTCGAAGTCGATGCTGTGGCTATTATTGATTAAATAGCCAGATGTAAAGGGATGTTAAGGGGCCTTATATCCCCTTAACAAATTTTGAAAACTGCTTACAACGTACTACTGTATCTGCCGTTAAAAGAGTTCAGTAATTAAATCCGCAAACCGCCATCCATTTCTATAATCCGGCCAGTAAAGAAATCGTTCTCAATTATGTACTGCAGTGTATGGGCCATTTCTTCTACTTCACCCAAACGGCGTAATGGAACTGCCTGAACCATACGCTCGACGGCTTCCGGCTTCATTTGTGCAGTCATATCTGTGGCGATGACACCCGGTGCAATACCGCCCACCCGAATACCATGACGGGCCAGTTCGCCCGACCAGGTAACAACCATAGTCGCGACAGATGCTTTAGTGGCTGAGTAATTGGTTTGCCCCATGTTACCGGCGCGGGAGACAGAGGATATATTCACAATCACCCCGCCTTCGCCCTGCACAGCCATAATTGCTGCTGCTTCACGGGTACACAGAAAAGTACCGGTCACGTTTACATCAAATACTGAACGGAACTGATCCAGCCCCATTTTGGCCTGCAGCTCACCATCTTTTACTTTTATGAGCATGCCATCACGCATCAGGCCGGCGTTATTCACTAACCCGTGCACGCCGCCGCAGGTTTCTTTGATCTGTTCGAAAGTTGCTTCAACGGCTGCCTCATTGGTGATGTCGCACACAAAAGCATGCGCACTGCCGCCTAAACTGCGGCATTCTGATACCGCACTGTCTAATACACCCGCATCCAGATCGATCAGCGCCAGTATGCCCCCTTGCTCTGCAAGATGACGCGCCATTGCTAACCCCAGGCCACGGCCACCGCCGGTAATTACAAACACTTTGTCTTTTATCTGCATGACATTTGTCTCTTATATATTTCTGTTACGTCTCTTAGCTTCGTTCTGACTGCTTATCTATTCCACAATGCCCTGAATCAAATCATGCCGGTACGCTGCATGATGTCGGTTATTTCACCAAGGATGCTTTCATCATCGATAGTTGAAGGCATTTTATAGTCCTGGTTGGCAGCAATTTTACGCAAAATAGCCCGCAGGATTTTACCCGATCGGGTTTTAGGCAAGCGCTGTACAACAACCGCCTTACGGAAGCAGGCAAGCGCGCCAACCTGATCTCTGACCATTTGCACTAACTCGGCCTCCAGTACTTCAGGGTCTATATCCACATCTGCTTTGAGTACCACTAACCCCACTGGCAACTGACCTTTCAGGGTGTCCTGCATGCCGATGACGGCACACTCAGCGACAGCATGGTGAGCGGATACCACTTCTTCCATTTCACCGGTGGATAAGCGATGCCCGGATACATTGATCACATCATCGGTCCGGCCAGTAATGTAGACATAGCCTTCGTCATCTTTAAAACCGCCATCACCGGTGTGGTAGAAACCCGGAAAAGCAGTCAGATAGGAATCGGTGAAGCGCTGCGGCTGGTTCCAGATATCCCAGGCAACGCCTGGTGGCATCGGTAAGCTAACAACGATATTGCCGGTTTTATTAGCTTCAACCGGTTGACCTGCCCCGTCGACCACCTGAATGTCATAGCCAGGAATAGGTTTGTTGGTCGAACCTAAACGAGATGCTGAAGGATTATTCCAGCCCATCATAGGTGAGGTCATTGGCCAGCCGGTTTCGGTCTGCCACCAGTGATCAATCACCGGTACGCCAAGTAAATCATCCAGCCAGTGATAGGTAGATGAATCCAGCTTTTCGCCAGCCACAAATAAACGTTTCAGGCTACTCAGATCATATTCTTTGCTTAACAGGCCTTCGGAATCTTCCTTACGAACGGCACGGAATGCGGTTGGGGCGCAGAACATGGCATTGACACCGTATTCACTGATCACCCGCCAAAACGCGCCAGCATCCGGCGTACGAATAGGTTTACCTTCATAGAAAATTGCGCTGCAGCCGCCCATTAGCGGGCCATAAACAATGAACGAGTGGCCAACTACCCAGCCAATATCCGATGCGCCCCACCAGACATCTCCGGACTGCATACCATAGACATTATGCAACGCATAATTCAGCGCAACCGCATGACCACCATTATCCCGAACGATACCTTTTGGTGCGCCAGTAGTACCCGAGGTATAGAGAATATACAGAGGATCTTTACCCTGAACCGGTACGCAGTCCGCCGGTTCTGCGCCTTGCTGACATGCATACCAGTCAAGATCCCGTTGATCATCCATGTCAGCCTGTAACATCGGCCGCTGGCAAACCAGTGTATGCAAAGGTTTATGCTGTGCCAGCGCAACCGCTTTATCCACCAAGGGTTTATAAGCAATCAGCTTATCGAATTCGATGCCGCAGGAAGCCGTAAGGATCAGCTTTGGTTTGGCATCATCAATACGTATTGCCAGTTCATTCGGTGCGAA
The DNA window shown above is from Aliamphritea ceti and carries:
- a CDS encoding ABC transporter ATP-binding protein, translating into MIRCEQLRVTFNAGLPTEKKALRGIDLEIPQGEFVTVIGSNGAGKSTLLNAVAGDIPASGGKILFGDKDVTKTPATGRTKDVARVFQDPLAGTCASMTVEENMALAYGRGSRGKLSFALNDKLRVIFREQLSRLNLGLENRLDSEMGLLSGGQRQSVSLLMSALQPSSILLLDEHTAALDPKTAALIMDISAQIIAEKQLTVMMVTHSMRQALDFGSRTLMLHEGKIVFDLAGEDRSNYEVSDLLDLFAKARGGDEALDDDKLLLGS
- a CDS encoding AraC family transcriptional regulator, with protein sequence MATIFEHTQTNILVIPQALFAMQDVTIINQDQHSVIFYKALQNDLTNIEFYTNSPCFIYIDSGREVITNSANESIELLPGDSVFIPQGLNLHSDFVKQTESLSAYLVFFSDQTITDFLARIKQLPDADTAPAEPHLLPKNPDLRSFFTSVSRDIQDPGYLATKLHELLFLIANESAKQKLYKCLLNIKTKLPKRNLARLLEQHDIIQLSVTDLANISGRSISSFNRDFKNIYEMSPKQWLQEKRLCHAKTLLEEQNISVTETAMAVGYENVSNFIRAFKIKYGVTPKQIKLSK
- a CDS encoding putative quinol monooxygenase, producing the protein MNVRVTLNCKLKPHTLQDLQPFLKENLPNVRNFAGNIQVNVLLNKEHNEMLLDEEWQSVESHQAYLQFIQNNGVMEQLSHFLDAPPEIKYFHLSEL
- a CDS encoding GNAT family N-acetyltransferase; the protein is MKIIYETARLKVYELLQNSAQADKADLLNQAVEVLSPAVVENLPGYFHGINTVAAANEWLDRMLAESRLFMLRLTEVDTIIGFVFVYAGDNKDAHIGYLLAERYWGKGLASEVLAGLIHYAESMTDWQVLIAGVDKANVASSGLLTKLKFIRQPSDGDSVFYHYHLNR
- a CDS encoding LysE family translocator, which gives rise to MNFETWIAYAVACTLLSIIPGPSVLLTTGIALTRSLGAAYVCIAGATLGSTILILLSLLGVGAILQTSALLFLIVKWLGVIYLAYLGICQIIQARQISSAADNPSQTSQYSSFSSGFLTALLNPKSIVFYMAFLSQFFDPSANHLLQYVILIITALVSAAIVLACYAMAAAKAKTSFTNSQMQKKVNYISGGLYLSGSALMATSK
- a CDS encoding TfoX/Sxy family protein, encoding MESPYPKAPKRLRDLNGFGPRSEEILAEVDIHSVEEFMATDPYELYAKIKPMKGMGMNSIYAIIGARENLHWLDVAKTRKTEILMQLDDLGLAPK
- a CDS encoding class I SAM-dependent methyltransferase, which produces MPSSKKARKAILQLSEETGTGPIFELGSGWGNLLIPLARKYPQRKIIGYELSVMPWLTTVILKTLFGLNNIQLHRKNFLQADLSDASVIICYLFPGGMQTIENKLKTKHENLNYLISNNFSLPSHTPARTIQLNDLYKSPVYLYELKD
- a CDS encoding NAD(P)H-dependent oxidoreductase, whose protein sequence is MNCLVVVAHPLENSLCKYLTEKTITHLKKKGYQVTVKDLYNEGFNPVLSKAERESYYQNMFDDHQVNSDIKQLKQVECLVLIFPTWWFSFPAILKGWFDRVWAPGHAYEHASDYGPIKQCLNNLKEMKVITTLGSPWWVDAFVLRKPVKKILKLALLGACATNCKFKMLSLYNSEKLSKEKINKFVDRIESNF
- a CDS encoding immunity 63 family protein; its protein translation is MPDCPTHSGAPHVEIIGDEYHFVVTERGSEFERRKTKESDELLYWFVSGGVSQLARDWELEHRVEGNDSRRLWFAKEVEMLRTLNIEWAKRKVLHQKSVLKEHPFNDNI
- the soxR gene encoding redox-sensitive transcriptional activator SoxR yields the protein MINNNNFTVGQLSERSGVATSALRFYETKGLIHSRRTNGNQRRYNASMLRRIALIQVAQSVGFTLEEITFELASLPMDKTPTKRDWERVARKWQKDLDSKMRQIQSLRDNLTGCIGCGCLSMKKCHLLNPDDILHENGDGAQRLIDEEGCE
- a CDS encoding RidA family protein, encoding MTSTVETTILNPEGLYNPEPYGFSHVVISKGGNSIVHLAGQGGEDKEGKLSPEFAKQVEQAYKNLSIALEAAKAKPNQVAKLTTYVVNYDQSMLDVMTLHVRTTFGKTLPAQSLVPVPRLAIDGMLFEVDAVAIID
- a CDS encoding SDR family oxidoreductase, with the protein product MQIKDKVFVITGGGRGLGLAMARHLAEQGGILALIDLDAGVLDSAVSECRSLGGSAHAFVCDITNEAAVEATFEQIKETCGGVHGLVNNAGLMRDGMLIKVKDGELQAKMGLDQFRSVFDVNVTGTFLCTREAAAIMAVQGEGGVIVNISSVSRAGNMGQTNYSATKASVATMVVTWSGELARHGIRVGGIAPGVIATDMTAQMKPEAVERMVQAVPLRRLGEVEEMAHTLQYIIENDFFTGRIIEMDGGLRI